A part of Hydrogenobacter sp. T-8 genomic DNA contains:
- a CDS encoding V4R domain-containing protein: MDELEAVSKIRIFLRQEGFIVPKKPVQEFYSSIVKLSGFGIGGILNMSGRKAGRMAGQILKEFIGNQTPSIEDIELYLKTFLEEAGIGIVDRWENREDRIKIHIKGSVFVGGQESKKPVCIPLQGALAGVFEELTGLKWECREIECMAQGKEFCIFELEGK; encoded by the coding sequence ATGGACGAGCTTGAAGCGGTTTCAAAGATTAGGATTTTTCTGAGGCAAGAAGGCTTTATAGTGCCAAAGAAGCCGGTGCAAGAGTTTTACTCAAGCATAGTAAAGCTCTCTGGCTTTGGTATAGGAGGCATACTAAACATGTCTGGTAGAAAGGCTGGAAGGATGGCTGGGCAGATACTGAAAGAATTTATAGGGAACCAAACGCCTTCTATTGAAGATATAGAGCTTTATCTTAAAACCTTTCTCGAAGAAGCTGGTATAGGGATTGTTGACCGTTGGGAGAACAGGGAAGACAGGATAAAAATACATATCAAAGGCTCCGTTTTTGTGGGAGGGCAAGAGAGTAAGAAGCCCGTATGCATACCTTTGCAGGGTGCCCTTGCAGGCGTCTTTGAAGAGCTAACGGGTCTAAAATGGGAATGCAGGGAGATAGAATGTATGGCACAAGGGAAGGAGTTTTGTATCTTTGAACTGGAGGGGAAGTGA
- a CDS encoding sigma-54-dependent transcriptional regulator, producing the protein MGKVLVVDDERLVLHAIKKVLSKEGFDVLTFLSPEGLEEHIAEAELLIMDIRLLNKNGVEVVEGLRAKGHNIPVVFITAYTDPDMIVKASRLGALDVLKKPFGAEELLRVIKGVTAQKPTIKTVLLEPKSVVCASKEMFEVLKQAGVASGCDLNVLITGETGVGKEIVARLIHANSARGKKPFVALNCSAIPKELFEAELFGYAKGAFTGAASDRKGKVEQAEGGTLFLDEVGELPYGKQAKLLRFIEEKSFYPLGSSKELHADVRIICATNRNIKELVQKQEFREDLFYRISQIHIHIPPLRERKEDIPPLVEHFISLANKELGTSVQGADNSFIERAINYPWPGNVRELKNVVFRACIKKRYGVLTEIDLELKELEKGKKENLELIIENYLQGTPEEELANFLERIELIVINKLLERFEGNKSKVARILGMSRNTLTSKLKGK; encoded by the coding sequence ATGGGTAAGGTTTTGGTGGTTGATGATGAGAGGCTTGTTTTACATGCAATAAAAAAGGTGCTCTCTAAGGAAGGCTTTGATGTGTTGACCTTTTTAAGTCCTGAAGGTTTGGAAGAGCATATTGCTGAAGCGGAGCTTCTCATAATGGATATTAGACTTTTGAACAAAAACGGCGTGGAAGTGGTAGAAGGGCTTAGAGCCAAAGGGCATAACATACCAGTGGTTTTTATAACCGCTTACACTGACCCCGATATGATAGTCAAGGCTTCAAGGCTTGGAGCCCTTGATGTGCTTAAAAAACCCTTTGGTGCTGAAGAGTTGCTGAGGGTTATAAAAGGTGTTACCGCACAAAAGCCCACTATAAAGACTGTTCTTTTGGAGCCCAAAAGTGTGGTATGTGCATCAAAGGAGATGTTTGAAGTTCTTAAACAAGCTGGTGTTGCGAGCGGATGCGATCTCAATGTGCTTATAACAGGCGAAACTGGCGTCGGTAAAGAAATAGTAGCAAGGCTTATACATGCAAACTCCGCAAGGGGAAAGAAGCCCTTTGTTGCTTTAAATTGCAGTGCCATACCAAAGGAGCTTTTTGAAGCAGAGCTTTTTGGATATGCAAAGGGAGCTTTTACAGGTGCGGCTTCAGATAGAAAAGGTAAAGTGGAGCAAGCTGAGGGTGGAACTCTATTCTTGGATGAAGTGGGTGAGCTTCCTTATGGTAAGCAAGCAAAGCTACTGAGGTTTATAGAGGAGAAGAGCTTCTACCCTTTGGGTTCAAGCAAAGAACTACATGCGGATGTTAGGATTATATGTGCTACCAACAGAAATATAAAAGAACTTGTTCAAAAACAAGAATTTAGAGAAGACCTCTTTTATAGAATATCCCAGATACACATACATATCCCTCCTCTAAGAGAAAGGAAGGAAGATATACCTCCCCTTGTAGAACACTTTATTAGCCTTGCCAATAAAGAGCTTGGCACAAGTGTGCAAGGTGCGGACAATTCATTTATAGAAAGAGCTATTAACTATCCATGGCCTGGGAATGTGAGAGAGCTAAAAAATGTAGTTTTCAGAGCATGTATAAAGAAAAGATACGGAGTGCTTACAGAAATAGACCTTGAGCTTAAAGAATTAGAGAAAGGTAAAAAAGAGAACCTTGAACTTATTATAGAAAATTACTTACAAGGAACCCCAGAGGAAGAGCTCGCAAATTTCCTTGAAAGAATAGAGCTTATAGTCATAAACAAGCTTCTTGAAAGGTTTGAAGGGAACAAAAGCAAAGTAGCTCGGATACTTGGAATGTCCAGAAACACGCTAACATCTAAGCTAAAAGGAAAATAA
- a CDS encoding sensor histidine kinase — MSITFLAVILCVSLPLSYLIIKYSEDLLRKQIEESILKGVEAEEGNLRTAIINGDYWQIFKRVEAWSNFKGIEYVAILDPQGFVLAHSKPQSFPIYTYYFPQEGEVSVDIKSFNIIIGRVVFKVDNSYVENSLMPIKLFSAGFTSLFATFGFMLGLSISLRIYGRLKRILKMATDAEKGKVYPVSFIEKDEIQEFANHLYQSFKNIERLLENARFEGSFFSNLINSLGEMIFVLDTEGRIIFANSVISHFHYRYKDLIGRRFIILVCDPKVRSKLRRAMALRESLILDCYFRGRGGKVNVLLNFMWKGEFYLVTMRDISELKEMEKRVRLMENLSLLGEMSVGLAHELKNALLPIRLLADVKEWDEEDINVVKQSLVRVDRVLINMLNFARQDKEVKSQFSVGELVRGIHNLFEPLFREKGINFIIDIQEDISLFMERGYLELILVNLLKNAVDAVKVGGNVGLETKVKGNMLVFCVWDDGPGIDEDLKNKVFEPFFTTKKGGTGLGLSIALRYTYMLKGYLTFESKKGYGTRFYLEVPLNG, encoded by the coding sequence TTGTCTATAACTTTTCTTGCAGTTATACTGTGTGTTTCTCTGCCGTTGTCTTATCTGATAATAAAATATTCAGAAGACCTCTTAAGAAAGCAAATAGAAGAAAGTATTTTAAAGGGCGTTGAAGCGGAGGAAGGAAACCTTAGAACAGCTATCATTAACGGAGATTACTGGCAAATTTTTAAACGGGTGGAGGCTTGGTCAAATTTTAAGGGTATAGAGTATGTTGCCATTCTTGACCCTCAAGGTTTTGTTTTGGCACATTCAAAACCGCAAAGTTTTCCCATATATACTTACTATTTCCCACAGGAGGGAGAAGTCAGTGTTGACATAAAGAGTTTTAATATAATTATAGGAAGGGTTGTCTTCAAAGTAGATAACAGTTATGTAGAAAACTCTCTTATGCCTATAAAGTTGTTTTCCGCAGGCTTTACCTCCCTTTTTGCCACGTTCGGTTTTATGTTAGGACTTTCAATATCTTTAAGGATATACGGAAGGCTTAAACGCATATTAAAGATGGCAACAGATGCAGAAAAGGGAAAGGTCTATCCTGTGTCCTTTATTGAAAAGGATGAAATTCAAGAATTTGCAAACCACTTATATCAAAGCTTTAAAAACATAGAGAGGCTTTTGGAAAACGCAAGGTTTGAAGGAAGTTTCTTTTCCAACCTTATAAACTCCCTTGGCGAAATGATTTTTGTTTTGGATACGGAAGGTAGAATAATTTTTGCAAACAGTGTTATAAGCCATTTTCATTATAGATATAAAGACCTTATAGGGAGACGGTTTATTATCTTAGTCTGTGACCCGAAGGTGCGTTCAAAGCTAAGAAGAGCTATGGCTTTAAGGGAGAGCCTAATACTTGACTGCTACTTTAGAGGCAGAGGTGGGAAGGTTAATGTTCTTCTAAACTTCATGTGGAAAGGAGAGTTTTACCTTGTTACTATGAGAGATATAAGTGAGCTAAAGGAGATGGAGAAAAGGGTTAGGCTCATGGAAAACCTTAGCCTTCTTGGAGAGATGAGTGTGGGACTCGCCCATGAACTAAAGAACGCCCTCTTGCCCATAAGACTTTTGGCGGATGTGAAAGAATGGGATGAGGAAGATATTAACGTAGTAAAACAGTCTTTAGTGAGGGTGGATAGAGTTCTTATAAACATGCTTAACTTTGCAAGGCAGGATAAGGAAGTAAAATCGCAATTTTCTGTTGGAGAACTTGTAAGAGGTATACACAATCTCTTTGAGCCCTTGTTTAGAGAAAAAGGCATAAATTTTATAATAGACATTCAAGAGGATATAAGCCTTTTTATGGAGAGAGGATACTTGGAGCTTATACTTGTGAACTTACTTAAAAACGCAGTAGATGCAGTTAAAGTGGGTGGAAATGTGGGTTTAGAGACCAAAGTCAAAGGGAACATGTTAGTTTTTTGTGTGTGGGATGATGGTCCAGGCATAGATGAGGATTTGAAAAATAAAGTATTCGAACCCTTCTTTACCACAAAAAAGGGAGGAACTGGACTTGGTCTTTCTATAGCTTTGAGATACACTTACATGCTAAAGGGATACCTTACCTTTGAATCTAAAAAAGGTTATGGAACGAGGTTTTATCTGGAGGTTCCCCTCAATGGGTAA
- the phnD gene encoding phosphate/phosphite/phosphonate ABC transporter substrate-binding protein yields MKMLLAVSLYLLVLLPVLPAYARDIKVGFTAVITREDAESIYSFLDYISKKTGLALKPVFAKSYDEMDYFLSIGKVDIAYICGGPYVEGRERYGYKILAVPLNHEGKPYYYSLVITRKEKPYKSLLDFKGKPYAFSDPKSNSGSLVPTYILLKKGLKADEFFRPVVYTYSHYESILAVDKGFVEGASVDSLVYEQAIRLDKRLEREIKVVEKYGPFPITPFVYRRGLDNLTVERIKDALLKMKEDEEGRRILNVLGVSGFRTVRDEFYKPIEEMLDYVKRNGTSNK; encoded by the coding sequence ATGAAAATGCTTTTAGCGGTAAGTTTATATCTTCTTGTTTTATTACCTGTTCTCCCAGCTTACGCACGGGACATAAAAGTTGGCTTTACCGCGGTTATAACAAGAGAAGATGCGGAAAGTATATATTCCTTCTTAGACTATATCTCGAAAAAGACAGGACTTGCACTAAAGCCTGTTTTTGCTAAGTCTTACGATGAAATGGACTATTTTTTATCAATAGGCAAGGTTGATATTGCATACATATGTGGAGGTCCTTATGTGGAGGGTAGAGAAAGATATGGTTATAAGATACTCGCTGTTCCTCTTAACCATGAGGGAAAGCCATATTACTATTCCTTAGTTATAACGCGAAAGGAGAAGCCCTACAAAAGCCTCTTAGACTTTAAAGGAAAGCCTTACGCCTTTTCAGACCCAAAGTCCAATTCAGGCTCCCTCGTTCCTACCTATATCCTTTTAAAGAAGGGATTAAAGGCTGACGAGTTTTTTAGACCTGTGGTTTATACCTATTCCCATTACGAGTCCATATTGGCTGTGGATAAGGGATTCGTAGAGGGTGCAAGTGTGGACAGCCTTGTTTACGAACAGGCAATAAGACTTGACAAAAGACTGGAAAGGGAGATTAAGGTGGTGGAAAAGTATGGACCCTTTCCAATAACACCCTTTGTATACAGAAGAGGTTTAGACAACCTAACAGTTGAGAGGATTAAAGATGCATTGCTTAAAATGAAGGAAGACGAAGAAGGTAGAAGGATACTGAATGTATTGGGCGTATCTGGGTTTAGGACAGTAAGAGATGAGTTTTACAAGCCAATAGAAGAAATGCTTGATTATGTGAAAAGAAATGGCACCTCTAATAAGTAA
- the dprA gene encoding DNA-processing protein DprA: MERLYNWLLLKAIKGLGEVSIKRLWLRFGKAESILSGSYEDIRELLGEEKTRAFFKKELSFDPEEVIRLVEREKIQWLTLEDQEYPALLKEIDDPPPVLFLTGALKNTSLIAIVGTRKPDTQSLWFISKLVRELVQRGYGVCSGGAIGCDYHSHRECLQAGGFSVCFLGMGILNIPHYLQKLRGENMVFVSEFLPNAPPEEFTFPRRNRLISAISKAVVVAEAGQKSGALITADYAVKQKKPLWVYIGNSASQRWLGCINLVNSGKAKIIHSPLDLFESIPNANVQKDPLLDLLSTPKTFDELLLLTGLRYSELSVKLSDLEMQGKVARQGNFYMAL; this comes from the coding sequence ATGGAAAGGCTGTATAACTGGCTTTTGCTAAAGGCTATAAAGGGTCTCGGTGAGGTTTCTATAAAAAGGCTTTGGCTGAGGTTTGGAAAGGCAGAGAGTATCCTCTCTGGAAGCTACGAAGATATAAGAGAGCTTTTAGGCGAGGAGAAAACAAGGGCTTTTTTCAAAAAAGAGCTTTCCTTTGACCCAGAAGAGGTCATAAGGCTGGTAGAAAGGGAAAAGATTCAGTGGCTGACCCTTGAAGACCAAGAATACCCAGCACTTCTGAAAGAAATAGATGACCCGCCACCTGTGCTTTTCCTTACAGGAGCTTTGAAAAACACATCCCTTATTGCAATAGTTGGCACAAGAAAGCCAGACACACAAAGCCTCTGGTTTATCAGTAAGTTAGTAAGAGAGTTGGTGCAAAGAGGATATGGAGTGTGCTCTGGCGGTGCCATAGGATGCGACTATCATAGCCACAGAGAGTGCCTACAGGCAGGTGGCTTTAGTGTTTGCTTTCTTGGTATGGGTATTTTGAATATTCCTCATTATCTCCAAAAGCTAAGAGGAGAGAACATGGTCTTTGTGTCTGAGTTTTTACCCAATGCACCCCCAGAGGAGTTTACCTTCCCCAGAAGAAACAGGCTAATAAGTGCTATATCCAAGGCGGTGGTAGTGGCAGAAGCAGGACAAAAGAGCGGAGCACTCATAACTGCGGACTATGCAGTAAAACAGAAAAAGCCTCTTTGGGTATACATAGGAAACTCCGCAAGCCAAAGGTGGCTTGGCTGTATAAACCTCGTAAACAGTGGAAAAGCCAAGATAATACACAGCCCCCTTGACCTCTTTGAAAGCATACCCAACGCAAACGTCCAGAAAGACCCTCTCCTTGACCTTCTGTCCACTCCGAAGACCTTTGATGAGCTACTTTTACTTACAGGACTAAGATATTCTGAGCTAAGCGTAAAACTCTCAGACCTTGAGATGCAGGGAAAGGTTGCTCGGCAAGGAAACTTTTATATGGCTTTGTAA
- the moaC gene encoding cyclic pyranopterin monophosphate synthase MoaC, whose protein sequence is MKTVDVSTKPETLRSASAYGRIRLKKDTVQAIREGRVPKGDVLSACRLAGIMASKKTPELLPFCHPVSLEHVEIKAQLGEDYLEVFSYVKGINKTGYEMEALTAVSVALLTVYDMCKGMDDSMLIEEIRLLEKTGGKSQWSKTLEGIRVKVLSESALKEFIEGKLLSLGAELSEEGYGLLVSTQSLSFSEVWQVSSVINQKLFSLLPEALKRGVKVGLCNGRLCIELEEDKAIISAFFESFGGLIGNWLRNGKAV, encoded by the coding sequence ATGAAAACCGTAGATGTTAGCACAAAGCCTGAGACCCTTAGGAGTGCCAGTGCCTACGGCAGGATAAGACTAAAAAAGGATACGGTGCAGGCAATAAGAGAGGGTAGAGTGCCAAAGGGAGATGTGCTTTCCGCCTGCAGGCTTGCAGGCATTATGGCTTCAAAGAAAACTCCAGAGCTTCTGCCCTTTTGCCATCCTGTGAGCTTGGAGCATGTGGAGATAAAGGCACAGCTTGGAGAGGACTATTTAGAGGTTTTTTCCTATGTTAAAGGCATAAACAAAACAGGCTACGAGATGGAAGCCCTCACTGCGGTCAGTGTAGCCCTGCTTACCGTTTACGATATGTGTAAGGGCATGGACGATAGCATGCTTATAGAGGAGATAAGGCTTTTGGAAAAGACTGGTGGAAAGTCTCAGTGGTCAAAGACCTTAGAGGGGATAAGGGTAAAGGTTCTCTCTGAAAGTGCTTTGAAAGAGTTTATAGAGGGTAAACTTCTCAGTCTTGGTGCTGAGCTTAGTGAGGAAGGGTATGGACTTCTCGTTTCCACTCAAAGCCTGTCCTTTTCTGAGGTGTGGCAGGTCTCTTCTGTGATAAACCAAAAGCTTTTTAGCCTTTTGCCAGAGGCTCTAAAAAGAGGCGTAAAGGTGGGTCTTTGCAACGGAAGGCTTTGCATAGAGCTTGAGGAAGACAAAGCTATTATCTCCGCCTTCTTTGAAAGTTTTGGAGGACTTATAGGAAATTGGTTAAGGAATGGAAAGGCTGTATAA
- a CDS encoding DUF29 domain-containing protein: MKTISKEELRELYYKDFPLWAEINYELLKEKLYELVDWENLLEEIEDMARSDLKACISQLARILEHMYKWDNFRDLAGGKTAGMGWIKSIENARNEILDAFDLSPSLRTKLPNELNIAWRSARRRLYTWLIQNNHRVENFSIPQECPYTYEEAMTRDLRKEIEQ; the protein is encoded by the coding sequence ATGAAGACCATAAGCAAGGAAGAGCTAAGAGAACTATACTACAAAGATTTTCCACTCTGGGCGGAGATAAACTACGAGCTTTTGAAGGAGAAACTTTACGAACTTGTGGACTGGGAGAACCTTTTGGAGGAGATTGAGGATATGGCAAGGTCTGATCTAAAGGCTTGTATAAGTCAGTTGGCGAGAATATTGGAGCATATGTATAAGTGGGATAATTTTAGGGATTTGGCTGGAGGCAAAACCGCTGGTATGGGATGGATAAAAAGTATAGAGAATGCAAGAAATGAGATACTTGACGCCTTTGACCTCTCACCAAGCCTAAGGACAAAACTACCCAATGAGCTTAATATAGCTTGGCGTTCAGCAAGGAGAAGACTATATACATGGCTTATTCAAAATAATCATAGAGTAGAGAACTTCTCTATTCCACAAGAATGTCCTTACACATATGAAGAAGCCATGACAAGGGACTTGAGAAAGGAGATAGAGCAATGA
- a CDS encoding DUF29 domain-containing protein, with protein sequence MRTISKEELKELYHKDFPLWVEINYELLKEKAYELVDWENLLEEIWDMGQKHLDSGISHLAVILEHLYKWDNFRNLAGGEGAGHGWIRSIENARSRLKALFKKYPSLRHKLPQEIESAWIDAVAELEIWLRDNNYNPEEFHLPEECPYTYEEAMTRDLRKEIGNFANEQALFKEPSAEVQK encoded by the coding sequence ATGAGAACTATAAGCAAGGAAGAGCTAAAAGAGCTTTATCACAAGGACTTTCCACTCTGGGTGGAGATAAACTACGAGCTTTTGAAGGAGAAGGCTTACGAGCTTGTGGACTGGGAAAACCTCTTAGAGGAGATATGGGATATGGGACAAAAGCACTTGGACTCTGGCATAAGCCACTTGGCGGTTATCTTGGAGCATCTTTATAAGTGGGATAACTTTAGAAACTTGGCTGGTGGAGAAGGTGCAGGGCATGGATGGATAAGGAGTATAGAAAATGCCAGAAGTAGGTTAAAGGCACTTTTCAAAAAATACCCAAGCCTTAGGCATAAACTTCCACAGGAAATTGAAAGTGCATGGATTGATGCAGTTGCGGAGTTAGAGATATGGCTAAGAGACAATAACTACAACCCAGAGGAATTCCACCTTCCAGAAGAGTGTCCTTATACATACGAAGAAGCCATGACAAGAGACCTAAGAAAAGAGATTGGAAATTTTGCAAATGAGCAAGCCTTGTTTAAAGAGCCCTCTGCAGAAGTGCAAAAGTAA
- a CDS encoding nucleotidyltransferase domain-containing protein — protein MYALPNKLKNLEELRSFLESYFKDRNVKVYLLGSRARKDNRVFSDVYLASESKEDLSKEYPLAWTNTPFVDIYPHLGFRD, from the coding sequence GTGTATGCACTTCCAAACAAGCTCAAAAACCTTGAGGAGCTAAGAAGTTTCTTAGAGAGTTATTTTAAAGACAGAAACGTCAAGGTATATCTTCTGGGTTCACGTGCGAGAAAGGACAACAGGGTGTTCTCTGACGTATACCTTGCCTCTGAAAGCAAAGAAGACCTCTCCAAAGAGTATCCCTTAGCATGGACAAATACCCCTTTTGTGGACATTTATCCACACCTCGGGTTTAGGGACTGA
- a CDS encoding zinc ribbon domain-containing protein: MYRAIEVSCPTTKRKSTLIAHVLKLYRKTAEIIAKFQWSLFFKTGSFNRKANIKHLNCPLSERFKSTIQYHVVVPTLESFIGNVQERFKEIVLSSTLPEKTKRVLLYLNSREEWLVPKSEKALWIDKDKNKHEYEIVKEERLLAKKIFKHILKSWKKPSFRGISMLLDSKCALLERPKKAKAFDLWIRLSTHEKRKPIYLPVELHEYFEERGGKLTNMVQIAEDGKLRLVKEVERKEIAFSGEVALDFGMECFLVSDRGDLFGRKFYSKVREFAEKIDRIQREMQRRGKKPTESKRYLRLQHRLSEYVKNEVRRVINRVIELYRPRRLVLEDLRGFLKRVINNFPKSVKRVLIRFGLGEIKKKLEEVREEYGIEVVYVAPAYSSQACSNCGYVDKGNRKARSEFECKLCNRKLHADVNASRNLLSRAKWSLHLRRMEQALIKQVEEFMVCLFDERFKCLWSKALGLIERNPYFQSVPKPEVWINVHKRGICPC; this comes from the coding sequence ATGTATAGGGCTATTGAAGTCTCTTGCCCTACCACAAAAAGAAAAAGCACCCTTATAGCTCATGTCCTAAAGCTATACAGAAAAACCGCTGAAATAATAGCAAAATTCCAGTGGTCTTTATTCTTTAAGACTGGCTCCTTTAACAGAAAAGCCAACATAAAACACTTAAACTGCCCACTTTCAGAAAGGTTCAAGTCCACTATCCAATACCATGTGGTAGTCCCTACACTGGAAAGTTTTATTGGCAATGTCCAAGAAAGGTTCAAAGAGATAGTCCTTAGCTCTACTCTTCCTGAAAAGACAAAAAGAGTTCTCCTTTATCTCAACTCCAGAGAGGAATGGCTTGTTCCAAAAAGTGAGAAAGCCCTGTGGATAGACAAAGACAAAAACAAGCACGAGTATGAGATAGTCAAGGAAGAAAGACTGCTTGCTAAGAAGATATTCAAGCATATTCTCAAAAGCTGGAAAAAGCCAAGTTTTAGAGGTATCTCTATGCTTTTAGACAGCAAGTGTGCCTTGCTGGAAAGACCAAAGAAAGCAAAAGCCTTTGACCTGTGGATAAGACTGTCAACCCATGAAAAGAGAAAGCCTATATATCTGCCTGTGGAACTTCATGAGTATTTTGAGGAAAGAGGTGGAAAGCTAACAAACATGGTTCAGATAGCAGAGGATGGCAAACTAAGGCTTGTGAAGGAGGTAGAGAGAAAGGAGATAGCTTTTAGTGGAGAGGTAGCTCTTGACTTTGGCATGGAGTGTTTTCTTGTTTCAGACAGAGGAGACCTCTTTGGCAGGAAGTTTTACAGCAAGGTCAGAGAATTTGCAGAGAAGATAGACAGAATTCAAAGGGAGATGCAAAGGAGAGGGAAAAAGCCAACAGAGAGCAAGAGGTATTTAAGACTTCAACACAGGCTAAGTGAGTATGTGAAGAATGAGGTAAGGAGGGTAATAAACAGGGTTATAGAGCTATACAGACCACGAAGGCTTGTGCTTGAGGACTTAAGAGGATTTTTGAAGAGGGTAATAAACAACTTCCCAAAATCAGTAAAGAGGGTGCTTATAAGGTTTGGGCTTGGGGAGATAAAGAAGAAGTTAGAGGAAGTGAGAGAGGAATATGGCATAGAGGTGGTGTATGTTGCTCCTGCCTATAGTTCACAGGCATGCAGTAATTGTGGGTATGTAGACAAAGGGAATAGGAAGGCAAGGAGTGAGTTTGAGTGTAAGCTATGCAATAGAAAGCTCCATGCGGATGTGAATGCAAGCAGGAATCTGCTTAGCCGTGCTAAGTGGAGCTTGCATTTACGCAGGATGGAGCAAGCCCTTATCAAGCAGGTAGAGGAGTTTATGGTTTGCCTGTTTGATGAGCGGTTTAAGTGCCTCTGGAGTAAGGCACTGGGATTGATTGAAAGAAATCCATACTTTCAGTCAGTCCCTAAACCCGAGGTGTGGATAAATGTCCACAAAAGGGGTATTTGTCCATGCTAA
- a CDS encoding HD-GYP domain-containing protein, with product MKENVTDTLLRVLEYRDVYTRGHTDRGVFYALKIGENMRLSTKELEYLRMGGMVHDVGKTAIPDVILLKPGKLTKEEFEIMKLHVSLGYELVKGSEIPKEALDVLLYHQEKYDGTGYPFGLRGEQIPLLARIYTVADSFEAMTSRRIYKKAKSWEQAFKEMEELASTHFDPDVVSYAIRTLQSLKYVEISPSHVNQEIEKIRWSFQYMDPTGAIRGDLFLPALKVFMEQKDSFCLCDQSPKILTFIPNNGNLLLELFHTQTHKQKL from the coding sequence ATGAAAGAGAACGTTACAGATACCCTGCTTAGAGTTCTTGAATACAGGGATGTCTACACAAGAGGGCATACGGACAGAGGAGTGTTTTACGCTCTAAAGATAGGAGAAAACATGAGGCTTTCCACTAAGGAGCTTGAGTATCTTCGCATGGGTGGAATGGTTCACGATGTAGGGAAAACAGCAATACCGGATGTGATACTCCTTAAGCCAGGAAAGCTCACCAAAGAGGAGTTTGAGATAATGAAACTGCATGTTAGCCTTGGCTATGAATTGGTAAAAGGTTCAGAAATACCCAAAGAAGCCCTTGATGTGCTTCTGTATCATCAGGAAAAGTATGATGGAACTGGCTACCCCTTTGGTCTAAGGGGTGAACAGATACCTTTACTTGCAAGAATATACACAGTGGCGGATTCCTTTGAAGCCATGACTTCAAGAAGGATATATAAGAAGGCAAAAAGTTGGGAACAGGCATTTAAGGAAATGGAAGAGCTTGCTTCAACACACTTTGACCCAGATGTGGTATCTTACGCAATAAGGACCCTACAAAGCCTGAAGTATGTAGAAATAAGCCCTTCCCACGTAAATCAAGAAATAGAAAAGATAAGATGGAGCTTTCAATACATGGACCCAACGGGTGCCATAAGAGGTGACCTCTTCCTTCCAGCTTTGAAGGTTTTTATGGAGCAGAAGGATAGTTTTTGTCTTTGCGACCAGTCTCCGAAAATATTGACATTTATACCTAATAATGGTAATTTGTTGCTTGAATTGTTTCACACACAAACTCACAAACAAAAGCTATAA